GCTTCTTGTCGAGGACGTGTTGGACAAACTCTTTCTTCATCTGGTCGAGCAGCAATTGCACGAATTTGATGGAGTCCTCGATGTTGGCTTCGGGGTTTTCCTTTAGCTAGAGCAGCACAAAGTTCAATTTCCCTTATTTTTTCTGGAATGTgagaaaattgtaaaaagagGGAGACAAAATAGAAGAGTGTACATAGGTGCACAATAAGAGCAACAATGAACAAGCGCCACTTAGGGAGCAGCGGCCAGACTTAGCTCTATCACACTGAACAATTCAAATAGCCTCAAAACGCATGCTTTCCAACATTAAAAACTTGACCTGGTAGCTTTGGATGTCATTGAGCAACTGAGTGATGGCTATGAGCAATTTGGTGAGGGGCAAATTGAGTTTGGGCCACAGATGATGCAACGGCGTCGTGGGGCTTGCGAGGCGTGAAGTGGGAAGGAGTAAGATGTGTGCTGCGATAGACGTCATGCCCGTGCCGATGTACTATTGAATCCCTTCCTTTATTTCATGTTTGTATAATTTGACATGGATATAAACTATTCTCATGGCGTTCCTTCAATTACTACCTTTATCACGTGATTTCTTGGTTCACATTCACGTAAAATCTCTAAATTACTCTCTCACGATACTCTTAAACATTCTCGTTTGATTTAATTTTCCACATCTTCTATCCTGTgaatttcttttgttaatagAAATTAAATCTAGAGAGTTGATCCCGCCCCGTGGTGGACGCGCTGGTTCGCGCCTTGCCCCCTTATTTGGGaggggaggggttcgaaacTCCGCGCCTCCATTGCGCGACTAAAGTGGAGTGCCGTAGGAGGTAGGCCCCCGTGCTAGTGCTCCCCCTGATTTACGCCGCCAGCTGCCGATTGTACGGTGGTTCCAgagtcaatgaaaaaaaaatctagagagTTGATGGTATGTTGCTATGCATGAATTTAACAATGTAATTGcaattttttagcaaatttattatatatattaaactgagttttttttttttttcgaaaatataaCTGAATTCAAACAGTCAAATCTTGTGAGATATACCCGGAATCAACATTTGTTCCACCATCTCTAATTATCCTAATATAGTTGCCACACTAAATTTAGCCACATTGGCGATTTGTTTCGTCAGGTGGTCCCTCTAGGAAAATtgtttcctcctcctcctcctcctcctacagGATCTTGAATCTGGGGTAGGCTTGAGCTCATATGAGATTTGAGGCTCGAGCACAAAGGCTAAACTCGGGTCCAGCCTCCTCCtccagcctcctcctcctcctcctcctcctcctactgGATCTCGAATCTGGGGTAGGCTTGAGCTCATATATGAGATCTGAGGCTCGGGCACAAAGGCTAAACTCGGGTCCAGCGGCAAAGGAGTCAGCCGAGATTAGAGGGGTTGGTAATGAAAATCTATGGTGAGCGGTGGTGGAAAGCGGATGTCACAACTGTCGCCAAGGGCGGAAGCATAGCTGGCTGAGGTGGCAGAGGTCCTTGTTGAATCTTGCGGAAACGTGGTACaaatataatttacaaaaatataacTTTCACTAttacaatattttctcacaccACATACAATACTAAGACAACTCTACACAATTTCTCTCACTCACGTGCATACATAGCACACTCTACTCAACACACTCTCAAGACCCCTACACATACCCACACACCCCCTTGGACTTCTTACTCACACACTCTTAGTTGGACACTCAAATGAGGAGCAAGttgctcctatttataggatggaAAGTTGGTGACTTTCCTAGCTTTCTACACTATTCTagaagtattattattattttattatagccTCACAACTAGATTTCTTTGGAGAAGTCTAGAAGTGGTGCAGCTTTTCTTGATGGATTTTGCTAGAATATTCTGGATAAGGGAGAGATCTAGAgaaatccagagagagagagagagagagagaaatatggaggagagagatatggagaactcgagagagagagagaggcggtgatcttcaacactccccctcatcGACTACTCTCTCTTGATATAGTAGCCGTGCTGATATTGCTTTTGGACTCTTCAACTGTCTTCCTCCATTCAGCATGTTGCGAATCTTCCTCAGATGTGGATGGCTCTATGGCTCCATCTTCAGTTGCTTCTCTTGATGCGACTTTCCATCGGACTTTTTGAAGCTTGGGTTTCTACGGTGTCAATTCGACTTGTGCTTTAGTCTCATTTCCCTTCTTCTCACTCAATTCAGTCTTCGTATTCGACATATCTCCTATAAGAATTTTGAGATTGGAACTCATTAGATCAAGCCTCTCATTTGTGACTTTCATTTCATGCTTCAACCGATTGAGTCCCATCCGAAGCACTTTAGTGGAGATATCTTGAtcctttttctcataaaatttcttctcctcAATCTTATTCCACCTATCCTTGCACGATGGGATGTAGGGTGTAGATGGCCTCCTTTCCTCAAAgaaacctttcttcttctccttcatgtgTTTGATATCTCTCTCAGTATGACCAATTGGGAACATCATAGCGGGCTTGAGATCCTGAAGCTTCTGCAGCTTCTTGAACTCACATCGGAACTTCTCTAGCTCCCTATCTTTTGCCTTGAGCTCTCGATCCTTCTGCCTTATCATCTCATCCCTTTTCTTCAACATATTCTCCATCTTTGCCTTCTCAACTTTTAGCTTCTTTATCATCTCCTGCATCTCTTGTAGTTTCTTTTCACAATTGCTTGTTGGCGTTGTTAGTTGTTCTTCGAGTTCTCCCTTGGCTTGCTCTTATTTGAGGTCGTGATAGAACCTGTCGAATTATCCAACTCAATTATACAAGCGGTTGCAAACTCTTCTCGTTCCTTCATTGCAACAGGCGCTTGAAAGTCCCattcttcttcgctttcaaTCTCCTTCTTGCAGGAAGTGATGACATTTCCTTCTTCTCGCCAATACCAACAAAATCTGGCGATATGTCCTACCTTGCCACGAACGTAACACCGTTTGCTGCGACTTTTGTTGCtcttgtcttcatcatcattgttgTCGCGATCTTGACGAGCTCCCCTTAGCCGATAGCCCTACTCTTCGGGTTGCCTTCGCCAATCTCCATGACTTTTCCATGGTTTGCCATCTCTTGCACTTgctctatttctattctggcCCTTGAACCATCTTTTATTACTGAAGAGGGCACTTTCATCATCTTTAATTGTGACCTTAGGGATTTGTTTATCTAAGGCCTCTTGATTGGCCAATATATTTTCCAACTCAGTTAGAGTCGGCTCATTTGCCCATCCACGGGTGGCCGTAATAATACCATTATATTCTGGCCTTAACCCatgaattattattcttctcattcttgtctTAGAGATGGCATTCTCaggatctaattttgaaatttcttcgcAAATAGATTTAACTTTAGAAAAGTATTCACTTACCGTCATACTCTGTTGCAATATTGAGAGGAGCTCGTTCTCCAGGCATTGTAACTTGACATCGTTTGTCCTCGCAAACAGCGTCACCAAGTTATCCCAAGCCTCCTTCAGGGTTTTTGCACTCTTTATGTGTTGTAATAATTCGTCTCCAACATTCACGGCAAGAACATAAAAAGCCTTACCTGATTTTTTATGTTCCATTTTCTTAATTCGCTATCATTCGTGGGTGGTGTGGTGTTGCTCCCGCCAACTATATCCCACAAATCTTGACCTAGCAAGTAATATTGCATGCGGGTACTCcaattagtataattgaagTTGTTGAGCTTCTCCATGCCGTTCACCGAACTCGAGAAATCCGCCATCGTGACTTGAGTATAATGCCCCGCACTATACCAAGTAAGTCTGGTCCCGGACCAACCAACTTCACAATCCCAGATTGTGCACTGGCAGAACTTCGACGTCCTTCGCTTCTTCGCTCCTTGGCTCGACGATCCCTGACCATCTTGCTCACTTACAATGGTCTTCGACCACTGTCTTCACACGGCCTCCGACGATctactctgataccacttgttgaaTCTTGCGGAAACGTGGTACaaatataatttacaaaaatataacTTTCACTAttacaatattttctcacaccACATACAATACTCAGACAACTCTACACAATTTCTCTCACTCACGTGCATACATAGCACACTCTACTCAACACACTCTCAAGACCCATACACACACCCACACACCTCCTTGGACTCTTAGTTGGACACTCAAATGAGGAGCAAGttgctcctatttataggatggaAAGTTGGTGACTTTCCTAGCTTTCTACACTATTCTagaagtattattattattttattatagccTCACAACTAGATTTCTTTGGAGAAGTCTAGAAGTGGTGCAGCTTTTCTTGATGGATTTTGCTAGAACATTCTGGAGAAGGGAGAGATCtagagaaatcgagagagagagagagagagagagagagaaatatggaggagagagatatggagaactctgagagagagaggcggtgatcTTCAACAGTACCATTCAAGTGGCGCATCCGAAGTTCATGATCTCGTTTCTTCTCATGTGCTCAAGTCCACAATTTTTAGTTTTCACAATCAAAAGTGATATCTCTCTCACACAAAAAATAATTCAGCCAACCTAAGTCACTAAAATGAAAGTAGACAGTCATCACATTTAATGGAATCCATTTGAGAGTTATATTCAACTCACTATTTTCAATGGTTcagatttgatttaatgcaTATATCATACCCATGGAAACTTAATCTCGATCAAATATGACCGTTGaccaatttttttgtaacacagAATTAGGAGATGGACTTGCAACTCTTTCCACACGGACAACAATGAGATTGAAGCAAAAGATACCATTGCTTTTTGAAGTGAATGAACAGTTTACACATCTTTCTAAACTACTTGGGGTGGGGACTCTGCTCTTACACACTTATTCATTATTGATACAAACCAAAGCAGCTTCAGGTAGGGGAACCTATAAGATTGGTTCATGACTATGGTACATGAAGATTTGCCACTGCTATAACTAAGCGAAACATAACTTAAAACTAGAtaacttgtacatcttctcccATCTATTCGCTGGACCACTATGGGAAGGCATTTGACACCCAACAAAGCTCTTCCTAGGAAAACGCCCGAGTCTGAATTGACCGGACAGGTCCTTGGTCACAGACACCCGTGGCTTCGGTCTCGGTTGCTCCGGCAAAGGCATCGGGGACTTCAGTTTGGGGACTCGTGGTGGGACTACGAGTGCTTTCTGGATGTCGTGAAACATGTCCATGTCTGAGTCGTAGCGGTTAGAGGAGTTGAAGAACATGTGGAACACTTTCAAGCACCCGAGGTGGAGCCGCCTGCTCGGTTTAGGTAAGCTGCAGGGCTCCTCAAGGACGTGTTGGAGGAACTCTTTCTTCAGTTGGTCTAGCAGATGTTGCACGAAGTTGATGGAGTCCTCAATGCTAGCCTGGGGGTTTTCCTTTAGGTATAGCAGCACAAAGTTCAATTTcccttgcttttcttctttctgtaatgtgtgagagagagacaagCAGGAGGGGCTTGTGAGGAGACAATCGTTAAAACAGGGAGACCAAATAAGATACGTGCATAATAAGAGCAACAATGAGCAAGTACTACCTGGGGAGCAGCGGCCAATTATAGCCGCTTGGCCAGCGGCCAGACTTAGCTCTATCATATTGAACAGTTCAAATAGCCTCAAGACGCATGCTATCCAACATTAAAAAATCTACCTGATAGCTTTGGATGTCATTCAATAAGCGAGTGATGACCATGAGCAATTTGGTGATGGGCTGGTAGGGGCTAGACCACAGCTGATGCAATGGGGTCGTGGGGCTCGCGAGGCACGAAGAGGGAAGGACTAAGATGTGTGTTGCGATAGATGTCATGCCCACATCAAGGTACTCTTGCATAGTAGGCGCACCTCCGCTTCGGCTCCATTTCGCTTCCATGAGCCATGAATGAAATGTCTCACTCCACTTTCAAACCAAACACACTATTTTAGACCATTTAAAAGAAACATAGtgcttgatgaagaaaattaaagaaagagaagtatAACGTGAGAACATGAGAAGTACTATATCTTGGAGGTTTTTCTTGATGTCCTTCCCTGATTGTTTGAAGCATTTCGCTCTGAAGTCAGTGACGAGATCAACGAGGGCTTTGAATATGGTCTCGGCATGCCCACTTAGTCCTTCACCATCCCACCTGGTATAAGGTTCATCACCCACGAAAAGAGACGATCTTGAGGGTAACTAATTGAATGGACCGTGACGCTATGGGAGATGAGTATAAAAACCCAAGAAACCGTACATACACTAATTTTGTATCTTGGCACGGTCGCCTCGGTCCTATGGTTTAGTGAATGCATCTCTTGATATAAATTGTAGATATAGTAAGTTAAGAGTTAGACAAATACTAATCCTTTGGTATAGGTCCAAATCCTATTAGACGCAGTTTTTTCCATCTATTTCTTATCTTAAGAAGgatattaatattttgaatGATATTAAGGTAAAGATGCTTATAATACATCGTTTAGTTGATAAACATACCTTTGAACTGCATTGGTAAGCTTCTCTAGATCCTCTAGTGAACCCTCCACGTCGAAAAAGTCGTCGGCAACGGTTACTATGATCGCACTCTTAGCAACCACTTCTCGCATGTCAGAgttgttaaaatattaatatattttattatgattCCAATATTCCATTCTCAATAAATTCCCAATTGATTCCCTATATTAATTCCGATTATTGCCCTTAATTACCCACGTGTATTAAGTGATATTTGTCCGTTATTACATTACCATAATGGTCTTGATGGGAGATACCTAACGTAACTAACGGAATAAAATCGTCGTGCCGTCCTGTTTCAAACCCTAACGATACGAAAAACACACCATCAAGTTTTTGTGAAGGGGATTGAGCAGTAGAACAGGACGTGTGTTTTCTACATTGCAAATTTCTCGTGCTGTGTTGTGTGGATCCATCAAAGATCCAGGAGGTTTTCCACTTCTAGATTTCATCAATGGCCGGAGGTAAGTTGATATTATGTTTCCGCTATTCGATCCCGGATTTGTATGAATTTACCTGTTATGGACAAATTCGGGATCTTCAAGTTTTGTTTATATGCAATATCTAATAGTTGGTATCGTAGCCTTATTAGCAATCTCTGCCTTGGTGAAgcttttggaatttattttattgaattatatgTGGATAAATTTCGGATTTGTATATGGCTTGGATCGGAATTGAGAATTCCGACCAAATTCGGGCTACCCCATGAAATAATGGATCTGAATGATCACACCGCCATTAGGAAGAGAAATCTATAAATTTTTCGACATATTACTGATCCTCAGAAGAAATCGAGCGGTGAATTTTGTGGTTAGGGTTTGATAGGgcagactttttttttggcttaattcTGGTCCATATATGGTCGTTTTTGCCGGATCTTGAATCTATTCGTTCGTCCCGGCGTTCTCTTCGAAACCCATCATCCAATTTGGTCGGACATGGGCTGTGGGAGGAGACCCAGACGGCGGAACAGAGGCGGTCGCGGCGGAAGAAGCGGCGGAAGAAAGCCCGAAAGAAGACCTCGGGCGCGTGCGTCGCACGCGCCCGAGCGCAGcaggcgcgtgcaacgcacgcgcgTGCAGCGGGCGCGTGGAACGCACGCGCCCGAGAGGCTGCAGCGGGCGCGTGGAACGCACGCGCCCGAGAGGCTGCAGCGGGCGCGTGGAACGCACGCGCCCGAGAGGCTGCAGCGGGCGCGTGGAACGCACGCGCCCGAGTGGCTGAAGgggcgcgtgcgttgcacgcgcccGAATGGGAAAAGCacgcgtgcgttgcacgcgtGCCTGTGGTTTCTCATTTTTGCCCCTCCGCTTTAGGAAAATTGCGATTCTGCCCTTGCCCgcaaaattctcaattttgccCCTCCGCCTTTATAAAAAATTGCGATTCTGCCCTTGCCCGCGCAAAATTCCGATTTTGCCCTTTTTGGCGTGAAATTCCTGTTTTACCCcttaaaagtaaaattccaaTTCTGGCCTTGCGTGCAAAATTTCAGTTTTACTCCCTTTGCACGTGATTTTACTGTTCTACCCTAAGGTGCAATTctatgaagaaaattaaatgtTTAGTGATccgtatatatttaattaattaaggattagcCACAGcatatttgattatattaaattatatacattaagAGCCTTTGGATCACATATGGTTAAAGACAATAATTGTAATTATtcacattaatattatgaattttatcccacaggaattttcaatatattaatgtgattaattaggatgaaatattattttatctttcttaatttacccacagggaTTAAGGAAgggaatataatttgatagtttcatcatgaagtaattatgaatcaatttaaattagaaacttaaCCCACTGGTAGTTTTTGATGTTATATGattcatattttaaaacatgttttacattggtaaaatatgatCTAAGTTTATTTGCCTCAAATATATTGATACATAAGTTTCCTTTGATTATAATGCAGTTTTACCACCTACGATTAATTCGGTATAATTGTTCCCGAGCTTACGGGAAATAACTTCAAAGAATGGAGAGAATTAGTTCTTCTCCAATTGGGGTGCATGGATCTTGATTATGCTCTTAGGTCGACGAACCACTTGAACCTACCTGAGAGTAGTACTCATGTTGAGCATACTCATTATGCTCAATGGGAGCGGTCCAACCGTCTCAAAGTGTGATGTACATAAAGACAAAACTCTCGCTAGCATTCGTGGTTCGGTCATTCAAAGCATAACAATGCCAAGGAATTGCTGAAGGCCATTGATGCACAATTTGAGTCTTCAGAGaaggcgcatgccatgaccctaATTATGAAGTTCTCATCATTGAAGCTACCGGTGTaagaggtgtgcgtgagcacatcatgaagatgaGGGACATTGTAGCTAATTTGAAGAATCTTGAGGTTGGGATATCGTAATCCTTTCTTGTATACTATATCCTAAATACTCTCCCACAAGAGTATGCTCccttcaagatctcttataacacacataaCACTAAGtggtcaattaatgaactcatgaccatgtgtgttcaagaggaagagaggctACTTATGGAGAAAGGAGAAAGTGCTCATATGGCAACACGAGATAAGTATAAAGGGCAAGGCAAGCAAAAGGGGAAGGGTAAGATGTCTCTACCTCCCCAAGCTGGCATTAAGAAGGAATCCAAGTGCTTCTTCCGAAAAAGAAGGGGCACATGAAGAAGGATTGCGCCAAATTTAAGGCGTGGCTCCAAAAGAAAGGTAACCAACTCACATGTGTATGTTATGAAACTAATATGGTTGATGTgagtcacaacacttggtggattgattctggttcTACAATCCACATTTCGAATTCCTTGCGGGGTTTTCAGAACCAGCGGAATCCGGTGGGAAGTGAACAAGGCATCTATTCAGAAACAAGATGCGCTCGCgtgtggaagctattgggacatgCAGATTAGTTCTCAgtagtggttttgttttaattttggaaaagaccttttatattcctagtttttctaggaatttaatttcagtttcaagacttgtacctttgggatactcctttgaattttcagatttaatattcaatttatcgtataaatctgaaattgttgggagtggtATTTTGTCCGACGGTCtctttcgaattaatttacaagacaatatCGTTAATAATGCGATGCACGTTCATGATAATGCTGGGATaaaacgatgtgttgtgaatgagaattcctctatgttgtggcaccgGAGGTTGGGACATATCTCCATGGATAGAATTAAGAGActagtaaatgatggagtacttaATACTCTAGATTTTACTGATTATGACACTTGTGTGGACTGTATAAAGGGAAAACAGACcaacaagtcaaagaaaggtGCTAAGAGGAGTatagaaatattagaaatcatacatacagATATTTGTAGTCTAGATATGGACTCAAATGGTCGAGatacttcatttctttcatagacgattattcacgattcatgTATCTCTACTTGCTTCGTAATAAGCACGAAGCACTAGATGCCTTCAAGGTATTTAAAACcgaagtagagaaacaatgcgacaagaaaattaagatcgtgagatcggatagaggtggagaatactatggtagatacactgaagatggacaagcacctggTCCATTTGCGAAGTTTCTTGAAGAGCATGGGATTATTGCCCAATACACTATGCCTGGTTCACCAGACCAAAATGGTGTCGCAGAAAGAAGAAACCGAACATTATTGGACATGGTGCGGAGTATGCTTAACAActccaaacttcctaagttTTTGTGGAATGAGGCTCTTAAAACAGCtatgtacatattaaaccgagttccAACCAAGGCTGTTCCAAGAACGCcttttgaattattcaaaggTTGGAAACCGAGTTTGCGACATGTACGTGTTTGGGGATGCCCATCTCGAGGTAAGAGTCTACAATCCACAGGAAAAGAAGTTAGATCCAAGGACTATAAGTGGGTATTTCGTTGGATATGCCGAAAAGTCCAAAGGATACAgattttattgtccatctcacaccactaggtttgtggaatcaagaaatgctaaatttcttgaaaatgatccGATTAGTGGGAGCGATCAATTCAAGGACTTTGTCCACGAAGAAGGTCATTCAGATACTCAACCTTCCACCTCAGATCTTGGATTGGTTGTTTCTTCTGCGCCCCTTCGTTCAACCGGTCATTTGAGCAACCAATCATTGAAGATCCACAACCAGTGATATTGATCCAAGAGACCAAACTGTTCAGCAATTACTGATACTTTGTTGAACTTCCAAGAGAACAAAGCAtactcctcaagagaatgttgatgcgGCATTAAGAAGGTCTACTAGAATGAAGAAATCAGCGATTCCTAATGACTACATTGTGTATCTACAAGAATCGACTATAATGTTGGAGCTGAAAGTGATCCCGAGTTGTTTTCACAAGCCATGAGTTgtgataaatctaatttatggtacaatgccatgaaggaagagatgaattCTATGGCATCAAACGAAGTCTGGGATTTAGTTGAGTTGCTTGATGGTGCaaaggccattggttgtaaatgggtcttcaaaactaagaatgaTTCATCATGCAATATAGAGAGATATAAAGCTAGACTCGTTGCCATGGGATTTACTCAAAGGGAGGGAATTGATTACACGGAGacgttttctcctgtatccaagaaagattctcttcgtactattttggcattggttgctcattttgatatggagttacatcaaatggatgtgaaaacggcaTTCCTCAATGGAAAACTAGAAGAAgtggtttacatgaaacaacctgaaGGATTCTTCTCTAATGCTGGTGAGCATTTGGTATGCAAGCTTAAGAGGTctctatatggcttgaaacaagcatcccgccaatggtacttaagatTCCATGAGATCATCTCTTCATTCGGTTTTAAAGAGAAtatcatggatcaatgtatataccaaaaggtcagtgggagcaaaatttgtttccttgtgctatatgtagatgatattttacttgcaaccaatgacaaGGGGTTGTTATATgaagtgaaacaatttctctctaagagttttgatatgaaagatatgggtgaagcatcttatgtcattggcattaagatccatagagatagatCTCGAGGTAtattaggactatctcaagaaacctatatcaataaggtcttAGAGAGGtttcggatgaaagattgttcaccaagtatagcacccatAGTGAAGGGTGATAGGTTTAATTTAAACCAATGCCCGAAGAATGATTTTGAAAGGGAACAAATGAAGAACATCccatatgcttctgctgttggaagcttgatgtatgctcgGGTTTGCACTCGACCCGACATAGCCTTTTGCTGTG
This region of Eucalyptus grandis isolate ANBG69807.140 chromosome 8, ASM1654582v1, whole genome shotgun sequence genomic DNA includes:
- the LOC120287104 gene encoding high mobility group B protein 6-like, which translates into the protein MQEMIKKLKVEKAKMENMLKKRDEMIRQKDRELKAKDRELEKFRCEFKKLQKLQDLKPAMMFPIGHTERDIKHMKEKKKGFFEERRPSTPYIPSCKDRWNKIEEKKFYEKKDQDISTKVLRMGLNRLKHEMKVTNERLDLMSSNLKILIGDMSNTKTELSEKKGNETKAQVELTP